In Thiospirochaeta perfilievii, a single window of DNA contains:
- a CDS encoding fibronectin type III domain-containing protein, which produces MKKLLLIAIMSILLLISCDQIEGLFKNPSTDDTENPTVSSLNITPSEITSNSLVLTWELASDNITEQNDLLYKVEQSVNSTTTVLLDWVANKSTLNLTDLTEVTEYVYSVKVKDQAGNELSYNTLTQDTPHIYEGVWEFYQESEDGSNSNHYLFTIEKNSIKLRIEETEDYQIELIMDLTVVDDKMTFSPNQARNLPDGEFLEDTDSPELTMFYSVDKDNIIFYEGDETSSNIASWILTRQGFEESSYNDGESIVGRWGWSTTSIIYNDDGSFEQLEGDQVQAKGNYEVLNNNKKYKLNTTHIWDASSLKELTEEEKIDYATEGDLYLVDGLMCQDPGYGIDNTKYIYKKR; this is translated from the coding sequence ATGAAAAAACTATTATTAATAGCAATAATGTCAATATTATTGCTAATTTCATGTGACCAAATTGAAGGTCTTTTTAAAAACCCATCAACAGATGATACAGAAAACCCTACTGTTTCTAGCCTAAACATAACTCCATCGGAGATTACATCAAACTCTTTGGTTTTAACTTGGGAGTTAGCAAGTGATAACATTACTGAACAAAATGATTTGTTATACAAAGTGGAACAGAGCGTTAATTCAACAACAACTGTTTTACTTGATTGGGTAGCAAACAAGTCAACTTTAAACTTAACAGATCTAACAGAAGTGACTGAGTATGTTTATTCTGTTAAAGTTAAGGATCAAGCTGGTAACGAACTATCTTATAATACTCTTACACAAGATACACCACATATATATGAAGGGGTATGGGAATTCTACCAAGAGTCTGAAGATGGATCAAATAGTAATCACTATTTATTTACAATAGAAAAAAACTCAATTAAATTAAGAATCGAAGAAACAGAGGATTACCAAATAGAACTAATAATGGATCTAACAGTTGTAGATGACAAAATGACTTTTTCTCCAAACCAAGCAAGGAATTTACCAGATGGTGAATTTCTAGAGGATACAGATTCTCCAGAACTCACTATGTTCTATAGCGTTGATAAAGATAATATTATCTTTTATGAGGGCGATGAAACATCTTCAAATATTGCCTCCTGGATTTTAACAAGACAAGGATTTGAGGAATCAAGCTACAACGATGGAGAGTCTATAGTAGGAAGATGGGGTTGGTCCACAACATCAATTATATATAATGATGATGGTAGTTTTGAACAGCTAGAAGGGGATCAGGTTCAGGCAAAAGGAAACTATGAAGTACTAAATAATAATAAAAAATATAAACTTAATACTACTCATATATGGGATGCTAGTTCCCTTAAAGAACTTACAGAAGAAGAAAAGATTGATTATGCAACGGAAGGAGACCTCTACTTAGTTGATGGATTAATGTGTCAAGATCCTGGATATGGTATTGATAATACAAAGTATATCTATAAAAAAAGATAG
- the tnpA gene encoding IS66 family insertion sequence element accessory protein TnpA, producing MRNGGKNEERQTRDWKELIVEQENSGKSIDIFCNEKGIHNTAFYKNRKKLQKTNFVEIKENTKSSPVSNIESPIILSYGEFTIHLTTGF from the coding sequence ATTAGAAATGGAGGAAAAAATGAAGAAAGACAAACAAGAGATTGGAAAGAACTGATAGTAGAGCAAGAAAACAGTGGGAAAAGTATAGATATTTTTTGTAATGAGAAGGGTATTCACAATACAGCTTTCTATAAGAATAGAAAGAAATTGCAGAAAACAAATTTTGTAGAAATAAAAGAAAACACCAAATCAAGTCCCGTATCAAATATTGAAAGTCCAATAATTTTAAGTTATGGAGAATTTACAATACATCTTACTACAGGTTTTTAG
- a CDS encoding integrase core domain-containing protein gives MPTTPYSPNMNAYAERFIKSIRKECLDWFIIFKEKQLRNIIKEYIHNYNNYRPHQGINGIPNGKYPPENNKGNIKKQSLLFRLHNHHYREAS, from the coding sequence ATTCCAACGACCCCATATTCACCAAATATGAATGCGTACGCTGAAAGATTTATAAAATCAATTAGAAAAGAGTGTTTAGACTGGTTTATCATTTTCAAAGAAAAACAACTAAGAAATATTATTAAAGAGTACATCCATAATTACAATAATTATAGACCTCACCAGGGAATTAACGGTATACCGAACGGGAAATATCCACCAGAAAACAATAAAGGTAATATAAAGAAACAATCTTTATTATTTAGATTACACAACCACCATTACAGGGAAGCTAGTTAA
- a CDS encoding response regulator transcription factor codes for MNKILIIEDDISIAELERDYLEAENFIVDIISDGEKGLSTALGSDYSLIVLDVMLPSMDGFKILREIRQKKETPILMVSAKKEDFDKIRGLGLGADDYMTKPFSPSEMTARVKAHINRYNKLSGALTNNETMKTINIRGLELNREYKSVKHNGEQVILTSKEFEILYLLMSNPNKVYSKQEIFDQIWGDSYGDISTITVHIRKIREKIENDPSTPEYIETLWGIGYRFPL; via the coding sequence ATGAATAAAATATTAATCATCGAAGATGATATAAGTATCGCAGAACTAGAGAGGGACTACCTTGAAGCTGAGAATTTTATTGTTGATATTATTTCCGATGGGGAGAAAGGACTTTCCACGGCCCTAGGCAGTGACTACTCTTTAATTGTACTGGATGTAATGTTACCTAGTATGGATGGCTTTAAAATACTAAGAGAGATTAGGCAGAAGAAGGAGACTCCAATTTTGATGGTTTCTGCAAAAAAGGAGGATTTTGATAAAATTCGAGGTTTAGGCCTTGGAGCAGATGACTATATGACAAAGCCCTTTAGTCCAAGTGAGATGACAGCAAGGGTAAAGGCCCATATTAATAGGTATAACAAGCTATCTGGAGCATTAACTAATAATGAAACAATGAAAACTATAAATATAAGAGGCCTTGAGCTTAATAGAGAGTATAAAAGTGTAAAACACAATGGTGAACAGGTAATACTTACATCAAAAGAGTTCGAAATTCTCTATCTTTTAATGTCAAACCCTAACAAAGTCTATTCAAAACAGGAGATATTTGACCAAATATGGGGAGACTCCTACGGTGATATTTCTACCATTACGGTCCATATAAGAAAAATTAGGGAGAAGATAGAGAATGACCCATCTACTCCTGAATATATTGAAACACTTTGGGGTATTGGGTATAGGTTCCCCCTTTAA
- a CDS encoding transposase codes for MGRRKKHDSAFKLKVALEAIKEEITVSEIASNYEIHPQQVRQWKREFLQNAESVFQKDDVDKKKVEELETEKEDLQSLIGQQTIEINFLKKT; via the coding sequence ATGGGTAGAAGAAAAAAGCATGATAGTGCATTTAAGTTAAAAGTAGCCTTAGAAGCTATCAAAGAAGAAATTACAGTAAGTGAAATAGCTAGTAATTATGAAATTCATCCTCAGCAAGTTAGGCAATGGAAGAGGGAATTCTTACAGAATGCAGAATCAGTTTTTCAAAAAGATGATGTAGATAAGAAGAAAGTAGAAGAATTAGAAACTGAAAAGGAAGACCTCCAGAGTTTAATAGGACAACAAACTATAGAGATCAATTTCTTAAAAAAAACTTGA
- a CDS encoding IS3 family transposase, giving the protein MPMVSKDEKLSLSKQCDLLNINRSRIYYTPRTKSKEDLMIMRLIDALYQENPCMGSRRMSKEISKTHGIKLGRLRARRLMREMCISAIYPKKNLSVPDSEHKIYPYLLRNLRIERPNHVWSTDITYIPLSGGFVYLTAVIDWYSRKVLTWKLSNTMDVGFCKSVVVEAIAKYGTPEIFNTDQGSQYTSKEFTDLLKDHEIKISMDGKGRALDNVFVERLWRSVKQEDVYLKDYRDIRDAKRHLTNYFEYYNNRRRHQSLDDEFPEDIYYGKVKLIAA; this is encoded by the coding sequence GTGCCTATGGTCTCTAAAGATGAAAAATTATCACTTTCAAAACAGTGTGATCTACTTAATATTAATCGCTCAAGGATATACTATACCCCTAGAACGAAGTCCAAAGAAGATCTTATGATAATGCGTCTTATTGATGCTTTATATCAAGAGAATCCTTGTATGGGTAGTAGAAGAATGAGTAAAGAAATCTCTAAGACTCATGGTATAAAACTAGGTAGACTTAGAGCTCGTAGGTTGATGAGAGAAATGTGTATAAGTGCTATATATCCCAAGAAAAACCTTTCAGTACCTGATTCAGAGCACAAAATCTATCCATATCTGCTTAGAAATTTACGGATAGAGAGACCTAATCATGTATGGTCTACAGATATTACATATATTCCGCTTTCAGGTGGTTTTGTATACCTTACGGCTGTTATTGACTGGTATAGTAGAAAGGTTCTGACATGGAAACTATCAAATACAATGGATGTTGGCTTTTGTAAATCTGTAGTAGTTGAAGCTATAGCTAAATATGGTACTCCTGAAATATTTAACACAGATCAAGGGTCTCAATATACAAGCAAAGAATTTACAGATCTACTTAAAGATCATGAAATTAAAATCAGTATGGATGGTAAAGGTAGAGCTCTAGATAATGTATTTGTTGAAAGGTTATGGAGATCAGTTAAACAGGAAGATGTATATCTTAAGGATTATAGAGATATTAGAGATGCAAAAAGGCATCTAACTAATTATTTTGAGTACTATAATAATAGACGAAGACATCAATCTTTAGATGATGAATTCCCTGAAGATATATATTATGGTAAGGTTAAATTAATAGCAGCTTAA
- a CDS encoding IS3 family transposase — MFAYIKDQSVEESIPVIKMCKSLNVSETGFYKWKRNRNRPKAWQLLLVQMHEILDEHPDNENYGIERMQLALKQKGIIKCSRSTVIRAMRKGNLLHKSRRSPNGLTKSDKKANRPDNVIKRDFTASKPNEKWLTDITEIPCSDGKLYVAPIFDCFGGEIISLAMDSHMRKELCINAVKEAYKLRNPGNGVIIHSDAGSQYTSEKYKNTLGGFKAIQSMSDVGKCYDNSRMESFFATLKKEKVYKINTKKLKREEVKTIVWRYVMTYYNRQRICTVNEGGFPPTVFREMITEKLTAA; from the coding sequence ATTTTTGCATATATAAAAGATCAAAGTGTTGAAGAATCAATACCAGTTATAAAAATGTGCAAATCTCTAAATGTCAGTGAGACGGGTTTTTATAAATGGAAAAGGAATAGAAACCGTCCTAAAGCATGGCAACTTCTTCTGGTCCAAATGCATGAGATTTTAGATGAACATCCAGATAATGAGAATTATGGAATCGAGAGGATGCAGTTAGCTTTGAAGCAAAAAGGTATAATAAAATGTTCCAGATCAACTGTAATTAGAGCAATGAGGAAGGGAAATCTTCTTCATAAGAGTAGAAGAAGCCCTAATGGACTTACAAAATCTGATAAAAAAGCAAATAGACCGGATAATGTTATCAAAAGGGATTTTACAGCTTCTAAACCAAACGAGAAGTGGTTGACTGATATTACAGAAATACCTTGCTCTGATGGAAAGTTGTATGTAGCTCCAATATTTGACTGTTTTGGAGGAGAAATAATAAGTCTAGCTATGGATAGTCATATGAGAAAAGAATTATGTATAAATGCAGTCAAGGAGGCATATAAGTTAAGAAATCCAGGGAATGGAGTCATCATCCATAGTGATGCTGGATCGCAGTATACAAGTGAAAAATATAAAAATACGCTTGGGGGATTTAAAGCTATTCAGAGTATGAGTGATGTAGGTAAATGCTATGATAACAGTCGTATGGAAAGTTTTTTTGCAACTCTAAAAAAAGAGAAAGTATATAAGATTAATACTAAAAAGTTGAAAAGAGAGGAAGTAAAAACTATAGTCTGGAGATATGTGATGACATATTATAATCGTCAAAGGATTTGTACTGTAAATGAAGGTGGATTTCCTCCAACTGTATTTAGGGAGATGATTACGGAGAAACTTACAGCTGCATAA
- a CDS encoding MATE family efflux transporter — MHKNDLLEGSIPKHMVRLAIPSIGGMLAIILFNITDTFFVSKLGIKPLAAMGFTFPIVMIIGAFSSGISMGSGSILARAMGKKDHQLMKRVATDGILLSVLSVVIISTMGLLTITPLFTFMNADASVVPLIKDYMVVWYSGVVFVVMPPVSDSAMRAIGDMKRPFYVMMVCAVVNVILDPIFIFDKFTFLIFEIKGLDMGIKGAAIATIISRASGAVLSLSFVKFKYGLLDFHYKSISELFISWRNILSIGIPGALVRLLPQVVRLVLTKVTAIVGGTVAVAAITAGSRIESFSAVLSMAVGVSLMPIMGQNYGAGKHERVESTRKIIFKLSIIFGVFLTMLATLFWRPLGGIFSTNPRVIELIGIYLVIMMIGSIGLNQYNWLSEGLNAIGKPRVSLKLNGYGTILLLLPSMLIGAKAAGFIGMVIGLALSQIILGFIAENKVKKTLLIH; from the coding sequence ATGCATAAAAACGATTTATTAGAGGGTAGTATCCCTAAACATATGGTAAGACTAGCAATCCCAAGCATTGGTGGTATGTTAGCAATAATTCTATTTAATATAACAGACACTTTTTTTGTCTCTAAGTTAGGGATAAAACCATTAGCTGCTATGGGTTTTACATTTCCTATTGTAATGATAATTGGTGCATTCTCCTCAGGGATTAGTATGGGGTCAGGTTCAATACTTGCTAGGGCAATGGGGAAAAAAGACCACCAATTAATGAAGAGAGTAGCTACAGATGGAATACTATTATCTGTTTTGTCGGTAGTTATTATATCAACTATGGGGTTATTAACCATTACTCCACTTTTTACATTTATGAATGCAGATGCAAGTGTAGTTCCTCTTATAAAGGATTATATGGTTGTATGGTACTCAGGTGTAGTATTTGTAGTTATGCCTCCAGTTAGTGATTCAGCCATGCGAGCGATTGGAGATATGAAGAGACCATTTTATGTAATGATGGTTTGTGCTGTAGTGAATGTAATATTGGACCCTATTTTTATATTTGATAAGTTTACTTTTTTAATATTTGAAATCAAAGGCCTTGATATGGGTATTAAGGGTGCGGCTATTGCTACAATTATATCCAGGGCTTCTGGAGCAGTACTATCTTTATCATTTGTAAAATTTAAATATGGCCTTCTAGATTTTCATTATAAATCCATTTCCGAGCTTTTTATATCATGGAGAAATATTTTATCCATAGGTATCCCAGGTGCACTTGTTCGACTACTACCCCAGGTTGTCCGTCTTGTATTAACAAAAGTAACAGCTATAGTTGGTGGAACAGTTGCTGTTGCAGCAATAACGGCAGGTAGTAGAATAGAGAGTTTCTCCGCTGTTTTAAGCATGGCTGTAGGTGTAAGCTTAATGCCAATTATGGGTCAAAATTACGGCGCAGGAAAACATGAGAGGGTTGAGAGTACAAGAAAAATTATATTTAAACTCTCTATTATTTTTGGAGTATTTTTAACTATGCTGGCAACTCTTTTTTGGCGGCCATTAGGTGGAATATTCTCTACAAACCCTAGGGTAATAGAGTTAATTGGAATATATTTAGTTATTATGATGATCGGTTCAATTGGGTTAAACCAATATAACTGGTTATCAGAGGGATTAAATGCAATTGGCAAACCAAGGGTTTCATTAAAACTAAACGGCTATGGAACCATACTCCTTCTACTTCCATCCATGTTAATTGGTGCAAAAGCTGCAGGCTTTATTGGAATGGTTATAGGCCTTGCCCTAAGCCAAATAATCCTAGGTTTTATTGCTGAGAATAAAGTCAAAAAGACTTTACTAATACATTGA
- a CDS encoding transposase, whose product MTTYSKEFKDQALKLSDEIGLKKASDQLGVKYSTLSGWRRNRSKKSINVVQKDTTPMTDRELKMQKEIQELKQANEILKDALGFFAKDRKK is encoded by the coding sequence ATGACAACGTACAGTAAAGAATTTAAAGATCAGGCTCTAAAATTATCTGATGAAATAGGATTAAAAAAAGCTTCAGATCAACTTGGAGTAAAGTATAGCACACTTTCAGGTTGGAGAAGGAACAGGAGTAAAAAGAGTATAAATGTAGTTCAAAAAGATACAACTCCAATGACAGATAGAGAACTAAAAATGCAAAAAGAGATTCAAGAGCTAAAGCAAGCTAATGAAATTTTAAAGGATGCTCTTGGTTTTTTTGCCAAAGACCGGAAGAAGTAA
- a CDS encoding Rpn family recombination-promoting nuclease/putative transposase, translated as MIGNIKKYESDIVYEIYFKDKPVYIYILMEFQSTVYKKMPIRLLRYILELYEDNGRNSESGLYPAIFPLLLYNGESKWTAKKNISEVIDKTIPLKYIPTFEYYPILINEISRKDLLKIHNAVSAIFYMENTDSEDYREAIDDLVTVIKDSSILETKVFANWVNNFLLSQGEELVYEDFDKIKKPEEVLPMMAANIERYREKLISEGLEQGIKKGIEKEKVEIAINLLKAGSEYTFVANITGLSIEELKKIKL; from the coding sequence ATGATAGGCAATATTAAAAAGTATGAGTCAGATATTGTTTATGAAATATATTTTAAAGATAAACCAGTTTATATCTATATTTTGATGGAATTTCAGTCAACTGTATATAAAAAGATGCCAATTAGGCTTCTAAGGTACATATTAGAACTATATGAAGATAATGGTAGAAATAGTGAGTCTGGTTTATACCCTGCTATCTTTCCACTCTTACTTTACAACGGAGAATCTAAATGGACTGCTAAGAAGAACATTTCAGAGGTTATAGACAAAACTATACCTTTAAAATATATTCCAACCTTTGAATATTATCCCATTTTAATAAATGAGATATCTAGAAAGGATCTACTTAAAATACATAATGCTGTTTCAGCTATTTTCTATATGGAGAATACAGATTCGGAAGATTATAGAGAAGCAATTGATGATCTAGTGACTGTAATTAAAGATTCGAGTATACTAGAGACAAAGGTTTTTGCTAACTGGGTTAATAATTTTCTACTAAGCCAGGGTGAAGAGCTTGTATATGAAGATTTTGATAAGATTAAAAAACCTGAGGAGGTACTACCTATGATGGCTGCAAATATTGAACGGTATAGAGAAAAACTAATTAGTGAGGGTCTAGAACAAGGTATCAAGAAAGGTATAGAGAAAGAAAAAGTTGAAATCGCTATTAATCTATTAAAAGCTGGTTCAGAATATACTTTCGTAGCCAATATTACCGGATTATCTATTGAAGAACTAAAGAAAATAAAACTATAA
- a CDS encoding helix-turn-helix domain-containing protein yields the protein MRYFEQNNIKLPFSKEEKLFIYSFYSKKKNIHKYFTLIKPETILYSWKKAINNIWTYNSTCKRKGRPQISYKIRNLIKSMKVDNYLWGCLRIRDELIKLNIDISRETIRKIISDFRKQNIIKPNYSWSTFLRSHWNSLFACDFFTVDFFVGCIPSSKT from the coding sequence ATGCGCTACTTTGAACAAAATAATATCAAACTACCCTTTTCTAAAGAAGAGAAGCTTTTCATATACTCTTTTTATTCAAAAAAGAAGAATATACATAAATATTTTACCCTTATAAAGCCTGAAACAATCCTCTATAGTTGGAAAAAAGCCATTAATAATATTTGGACTTACAATTCTACATGTAAAAGAAAAGGTAGACCACAGATTTCCTATAAGATTAGAAACCTTATAAAATCAATGAAAGTAGATAACTACTTATGGGGATGCCTTAGGATTAGAGATGAGTTAATAAAACTAAATATTGATATTTCTAGGGAAACTATTAGAAAAATTATTAGTGATTTTAGAAAACAGAATATTATTAAACCTAATTACTCATGGTCAACATTCCTTAGATCCCATTGGAACTCTCTTTTTGCCTGTGACTTTTTTACTGTAGATTTTTTTGTGGGATGCATACCGAGCAGTAAAACGTAG
- a CDS encoding rhodanese-like domain-containing protein, with the protein MAGKLVIIDVRTRGEFKSGHVKGAINIPYNEFFKGIRKNKIYPDHRITIYCASGGRSAAALNILKSQGYKYVTNGGSIGKMLSRT; encoded by the coding sequence TTGGCAGGTAAATTAGTAATTATTGATGTAAGAACAAGGGGAGAGTTTAAGTCTGGCCATGTTAAGGGCGCCATAAATATTCCATACAATGAGTTTTTTAAAGGAATTAGGAAGAATAAAATATATCCAGACCACAGAATAACTATTTATTGTGCAAGTGGTGGTAGATCTGCAGCGGCTTTAAATATTCTAAAATCCCAAGGGTATAAGTATGTTACAAATGGTGGTTCCATAGGTAAAATGCTAAGTAGAACTTAA
- a CDS encoding thioredoxin family protein — MTELFNKEELDGAIKENQFVLVYLSKTNCGVCKALKPKIKMIADKYPNLNQYYINLDNDETIIGQYSLFTIPGLLVFVEGRESIREARYMSMDDIDSRIGRISKMLES; from the coding sequence ATGACAGAATTATTCAATAAAGAAGAGCTTGATGGAGCTATAAAAGAGAATCAGTTTGTTTTAGTCTACCTATCAAAAACAAACTGTGGTGTTTGTAAGGCCCTAAAACCTAAAATAAAAATGATTGCAGATAAGTACCCAAACCTTAATCAGTACTATATAAATCTAGATAATGATGAAACAATTATAGGTCAATACTCGCTATTTACGATTCCTGGACTACTTGTATTTGTAGAGGGCAGGGAGAGTATTAGAGAGGCTAGGTATATGTCCATGGATGATATTGATTCCAGGATTGGAAGAATATCAAAAATGTTGGAGAGTTAG